Sequence from the Paenibacillus thermoaerophilus genome:
AACGAAAGCCGGCGTGAAACTCCACTTACGCGTGACCTTCTGTGATCGGGATACGGTCTATCCGGAGAAGGCCGTGCTCATTCCGGCCAAGCCGTCAGATCGCACCCAAATGGATGCGCTCATCGATGAAACCGGCGCTACTTATGTATTTGACCGCGGCTACGTGGACTACGAGAAATACGACCAGTACTGCTGGGATGGGGTCTTCTTCGTTACTCGGTTGAAAGACAATGCTATTGTCGAAGTGATGGATGAATTTCCAACAGCGGAAGGCTCGGTCATGACTCGGGATCGCATGGTGAAGATCGGCAAAGGGGCCAAACAGATGAAGCATGTTCTTCGCCTCATCGAAACCGTCGATTTAAAAGGAAATCCCATCCGAATCATAACGAACCGATTCGATCTGACCGCTGAAGAAATCGGCGACTTGTACCGCAATCGCTGGAAGATTGAAACCTTCTTCCGATGGTTGAAGCAGCATCTGAAGTTGACGCGATTCTACGGTGAAGATGAAAACGCCGTATGGAACCAGATCCTGATTTGCCTGATTAGTTACTGCCTTCTGCTCCTGATGAAACTGGAGCTCTCGACAACTAAGTCGCTGCTTGATCTAAGCCGACTACTAAAATCGAATCTCACCAAGTCGTGGGAAGTTTTTAAAGCGGCTGTATTTCGAAAACCAGCACGCACTTCGAAAGGTCGGCAGAAGGTCGTGAAGAGCTAAGGCAACGCAAAGCAAGAAAAGGTAATCAGCACCTTGAAATCCTAGATATTACCAAATGGACAATAACTGCCTTGCATGCATAGCCCCCTTAACTTTTTAGCCTATACGGCGGCAGGTCCGTTTTCAGAAAATTCTATAAACGATAGAAAAGCAATGTTTATGCAACGCTATTGATAAAATCTGATCTTTGCGTTGATTTGGATGGTACTATCACTTATTTACGCTTTCACGAAAAAGGGCGAAGTGATGGAGTTTCAATGTGGGTCT
This genomic interval carries:
- a CDS encoding IS4 family transposase, producing the protein MDKDTLLSSFGKWVAPLNAKIISDWTTETGEDKYVKKLTTLAYLLIFMDAQLNQRKALRDIVTEIENNEAFQKELGITSISISQLSRKNNKLSPELLQQLFVDLVAQVTRIRTPAAGRVGTVKLLDSTTMSLCLSKYKWATYRKTKAGVKLHLRVTFCDRDTVYPEKAVLIPAKPSDRTQMDALIDETGATYVFDRGYVDYEKYDQYCWDGVFFVTRLKDNAIVEVMDEFPTAEGSVMTRDRMVKIGKGAKQMKHVLRLIETVDLKGNPIRIITNRFDLTAEEIGDLYRNRWKIETFFRWLKQHLKLTRFYGEDENAVWNQILICLISYCLLLLMKLELSTTKSLLDLSRLLKSNLTKSWEVFKAAVFRKPARTSKGRQKVVKS